The Nitrospira tepida genome includes a window with the following:
- a CDS encoding PilZ domain-containing protein, producing MRPRSHHRVSLRYPVRFCGDDVAGKGRLVDLSGPGCAVRSEVTPAVGTYLSLQIECPGGEDPIAIALARVRWVKARTFGVEFLKYARSAKERLSGIRRLRNHAGSSGHDIAWSG from the coding sequence ATGCGCCCCAGGTCACATCACCGAGTGTCGCTGCGCTACCCTGTACGGTTTTGCGGGGACGACGTTGCCGGAAAGGGCAGGCTGGTCGATCTGTCCGGACCGGGCTGCGCGGTTCGGAGCGAAGTCACCCCGGCAGTCGGCACCTACCTCTCTCTCCAAATCGAATGTCCGGGAGGGGAAGACCCCATCGCGATTGCCCTGGCCCGCGTCCGTTGGGTCAAAGCGCGCACGTTCGGCGTGGAGTTTCTCAAGTATGCTCGAAGCGCCAAAGAACGGCTCTCCGGAATCCGACGCCTTCGCAACCACGCAGGGTCCTCCGGACATGACATCGCCTGGAGCGGGTAG
- a CDS encoding tyrosine-type recombinase/integrase, with the protein MARVGRKDRGLLAKKDSAGKLVWFVRLYHEGRERRFGSFPNKTKAREFYEKAKLEQKEGRFFPERYQHGGYEPVDAVIDRYLLTIGAKKQMTQVAERYFAEWWKNYFAGKRLNAITVTALEEARQSLLATVVVEAKDEKGTDRLMTPQRVNRYMEWLRHVLNGAARQGKLANNPVLKLSMYKEPKGKTRFLSLEEEKALLKQLGSVHGSWARLAILTGLRQAEQFRLQWKDVDLERGILTLLTTKAGGVQYVHLNEEAKAILRGFDSWQRSKWVFPSENPATPLDARNFYGRVWMPAVKDAGIEWATWHDLRHTFASRLAMTGHNEGTIAALLRHSTTALVKRYAHLSPSHLKAAVEGVAGFGKTSERSQERGVRVEESTSISDGTVTETVMPGSVGEKSGNLEAAEVGVTVGEKIGAPDTN; encoded by the coding sequence ATGGCGCGAGTGGGACGAAAGGATCGAGGCTTGCTGGCTAAGAAGGATTCGGCTGGCAAGTTGGTGTGGTTTGTGCGGCTGTATCACGAAGGCCGGGAGCGCCGGTTCGGCAGCTTTCCCAACAAGACGAAGGCCCGGGAATTCTATGAGAAGGCCAAGCTTGAGCAGAAAGAGGGCAGATTTTTCCCAGAGCGGTATCAGCACGGTGGCTATGAACCGGTCGATGCGGTGATAGACCGTTACCTGTTGACCATAGGAGCAAAGAAACAGATGACTCAGGTCGCAGAGCGCTATTTTGCTGAGTGGTGGAAAAACTACTTTGCTGGGAAACGGCTGAATGCAATCACTGTTACGGCATTGGAAGAGGCGCGGCAATCGCTGCTGGCGACCGTAGTTGTCGAGGCCAAGGACGAAAAGGGAACGGATCGGCTCATGACCCCTCAGCGGGTAAACCGTTACATGGAATGGTTGCGACATGTGCTTAATGGAGCGGCGCGGCAAGGGAAGCTGGCAAATAATCCGGTCCTCAAGCTGTCGATGTACAAGGAGCCGAAGGGAAAGACGCGATTTCTCTCGCTGGAGGAAGAGAAGGCGCTGTTGAAGCAGTTGGGGTCGGTTCACGGTTCTTGGGCACGGTTGGCGATCCTCACCGGATTGCGCCAGGCCGAACAGTTCCGGCTTCAGTGGAAGGATGTGGACCTGGAGCGAGGCATCCTGACGTTGCTGACCACCAAGGCGGGTGGGGTGCAGTATGTCCACCTGAACGAAGAGGCGAAGGCGATTCTGCGGGGGTTCGATTCGTGGCAGCGGTCGAAGTGGGTCTTCCCATCCGAAAATCCGGCTACCCCTCTGGATGCTCGGAACTTCTATGGCCGTGTGTGGATGCCCGCGGTCAAGGATGCGGGGATAGAGTGGGCTACATGGCATGACCTCCGCCATACCTTCGCCTCTCGGCTTGCGATGACAGGCCACAACGAGGGCACTATTGCGGCCCTGCTGCGACATTCGACCACGGCCCTGGTCAAACGCTACGCTCACCTGAGTCCGTCGCACCTGAAGGCGGCTGTTGAAGGTGTAGCAGGGTTTGGGAAGACCTCGGAACGGAGTCAGGAGCGAGGAGTCCGAGTCGAGGAGTCTACCTCGATTTCGGATGGAACCGTGACCGAAACCGTGATGCCGGGTTCGGTTGGAGAGAAGAGCGGTAATCTTGAAGCTGCGGAAGTCGGCGTGACTGTTGGGGAAAAGATTGGTGCCCCCGACACGAATTGA
- a CDS encoding sigma-54-dependent transcriptional regulator, translating to MMQPKAKILVVDDDQVARELLVEALQKEGYDVESFGSGQEAIERGQQLPVDLVLTDIRMGAVDGFHVLREFKRIRPGTPIVLLTAFGSLEGAIEAIKQGAYDYLAKPFRKEEVCLVVQRSLDHARLLRENSRFREELRERAVLTGLVGSSPAMLEVYKLVARVAQGKSTVLLEGESGTGKELVARAIHGNSPRHEMPFVPVNCGALPDALLESEMFGHEKGAFTGAVGVKHGLFETANGGTLFLDEIGELGQALQVKLLRVMQDQEIRRVGGTSSVKVDVRLIAATNRDLPTLVKEGRFREDLFYRLNVVRIKLPPLRERREDLAMLAHHFLQKYTGTADHPVRGFARETLALLDQYSWPGNVRELENAIERAVSLSHGPVVLPEDLPESLRRTALAPPSVHQAAPVLEKDDRSEFLLTLEEVERRHLLRVLKEMKGNKVKTAKILGIDRRTLYRMAERFGIDLGEDTEGTGENPTKA from the coding sequence ATGATGCAGCCGAAGGCAAAAATCCTGGTGGTGGACGACGACCAAGTCGCGCGCGAGCTGCTCGTGGAGGCGCTGCAGAAGGAAGGTTATGACGTCGAGAGCTTCGGGAGCGGCCAGGAGGCGATCGAGCGGGGCCAGCAGCTCCCGGTCGATTTGGTGCTGACGGACATCCGAATGGGAGCCGTGGATGGATTTCATGTGCTCCGCGAGTTCAAACGCATCAGGCCGGGAACCCCGATCGTGCTGCTGACGGCGTTCGGCTCGTTGGAAGGGGCGATCGAGGCGATCAAGCAGGGCGCCTACGACTATCTGGCCAAACCCTTCCGCAAGGAGGAGGTCTGTTTGGTGGTCCAGCGGAGTCTCGATCACGCGAGGCTGCTCCGGGAGAACAGCCGTTTCCGGGAGGAGCTGCGTGAACGGGCGGTCCTGACCGGCCTCGTGGGGAGCAGCCCGGCCATGTTGGAGGTGTACAAGCTCGTGGCGCGGGTGGCGCAGGGCAAGAGCACCGTGCTGCTGGAAGGCGAGAGCGGCACCGGCAAGGAACTCGTGGCCCGGGCCATCCACGGGAACAGCCCCCGCCACGAGATGCCGTTTGTGCCGGTCAACTGCGGCGCCTTGCCCGACGCGCTGCTGGAATCCGAAATGTTCGGTCATGAAAAGGGCGCGTTCACCGGCGCCGTCGGCGTCAAGCACGGCCTGTTCGAAACCGCGAACGGCGGCACGTTATTTCTGGACGAGATCGGGGAATTGGGGCAGGCGTTGCAGGTGAAACTGCTCCGCGTGATGCAGGATCAGGAAATCCGCCGCGTCGGCGGCACCAGTTCAGTCAAGGTGGACGTGCGGTTGATCGCGGCGACCAATCGCGACCTGCCAACCCTGGTCAAGGAGGGCCGATTTCGGGAGGATCTCTTTTATCGGCTCAACGTCGTGCGGATCAAGTTGCCGCCGCTTCGCGAACGGCGCGAGGACCTGGCGATGTTGGCCCATCATTTCTTGCAGAAGTACACGGGGACGGCCGACCATCCAGTGCGGGGCTTCGCCAGAGAAACCTTGGCGCTGCTCGACCAGTACTCCTGGCCTGGCAATGTGCGGGAATTGGAAAATGCGATCGAGCGGGCCGTGTCATTAAGCCATGGGCCGGTGGTCTTGCCGGAGGACCTGCCGGAATCCCTCCGCCGCACGGCTCTGGCGCCGCCCTCGGTTCACCAGGCGGCGCCCGTCCTCGAGAAGGACGACCGGTCCGAATTTCTCCTGACGCTCGAAGAAGTGGAGCGGCGTCACCTGCTCCGTGTGCTGAAGGAAATGAAAGGCAACAAGGTCAAGACGGCGAAGATTCTCGGGATCGACCGGCGGACGCTCTACCGGATGGCCGAGCGGTTCGGCATCGATCTGGGAGAGGACACGGAAGGGACCGGAGAGAACCCTACAAAAGCTTAA
- a CDS encoding GldG family protein — MEVTRFGPVAGLAGGILALTSVIIYSLAPGQIWLVWLTFGLGVCGLALFLVSHLHRLKEFSARRTTRLGANSFLMVAMFVAILGIINFLAARHAKNWDLSETQSFTLAPQTHKVLRSLKQDVHVTVFAQDRSPGSNAYRDLLDSYRGVTNRVTVTFVDPERRPDEARKHGITRLNTAVLESGTETVRITTPSEAELTSALIRVTRDSKKRILFLEGHGEHSLNDRERTGYETVKEALTKQGYEVASLSLLQESAVPDNTSVLVIGGPQRGVTSDERERLKQFVAKGGRLLIMVDPEIKTGLDELLAQWGVTLGPGVLVDMQDRLALGDLTALLVRTFTEHEITQDLNSAVLMPSTRHLSFSEEAAKEWEFVPLARTSPRSWAETELDGKVISFNTGKDVQGPLPLAGALTPKKPPAEGQPRPAVVVVGNSTFASNAYVNFPGNTDFFLHVVGWLAQERDLVSITPKEPAFRPFVPNPNQERILLYVQVLLLPAATFFYGLSVWRRRRRL; from the coding sequence ATGGAAGTGACGCGCTTCGGCCCGGTGGCAGGACTCGCCGGCGGCATCCTCGCGTTGACGAGCGTCATCATCTATAGCCTGGCGCCGGGCCAGATATGGCTGGTCTGGCTCACATTCGGGCTGGGGGTCTGCGGGCTGGCCCTCTTTCTGGTTTCTCACCTTCACCGGCTCAAGGAGTTTTCGGCCCGGCGAACCACGAGGCTCGGCGCGAACAGCTTCCTCATGGTCGCGATGTTCGTGGCGATCCTGGGCATCATCAATTTTCTCGCTGCACGGCACGCCAAGAACTGGGACCTGTCCGAAACCCAGAGCTTTACCCTGGCGCCGCAGACCCACAAGGTCCTCCGCAGCCTCAAACAGGACGTGCATGTCACGGTCTTTGCGCAGGACCGGAGTCCGGGGTCCAATGCGTATCGGGACCTGCTAGACAGTTACCGAGGCGTCACCAACCGGGTGACGGTAACGTTCGTCGATCCCGAGCGCAGACCGGACGAAGCCCGCAAACACGGGATCACCAGGCTGAATACGGCTGTGCTCGAAAGCGGAACGGAAACGGTGCGCATCACGACGCCCTCGGAAGCCGAACTGACCAGCGCCCTGATCCGGGTGACCCGCGACAGCAAGAAACGGATTCTGTTCCTGGAGGGTCACGGCGAACATAGTCTCAACGACCGGGAGCGGACCGGATATGAAACGGTGAAAGAGGCCCTGACCAAGCAGGGCTATGAAGTGGCGTCCCTCTCCCTGCTCCAGGAATCGGCCGTGCCGGACAACACGTCCGTGCTGGTGATCGGCGGTCCCCAACGGGGAGTCACCTCCGACGAGCGGGAACGGCTGAAACAATTCGTCGCGAAGGGCGGGCGTCTGCTGATCATGGTCGATCCGGAAATCAAGACCGGGCTGGACGAGTTGTTAGCACAGTGGGGAGTCACCCTTGGGCCGGGCGTGCTGGTGGACATGCAGGACCGGTTGGCTCTAGGGGACCTGACCGCCCTGCTCGTCCGCACCTTCACCGAACATGAGATCACCCAGGACCTGAACTCCGCGGTCTTGATGCCGAGCACCCGCCACCTGTCATTCTCCGAAGAAGCCGCCAAGGAGTGGGAATTTGTGCCGCTGGCCCGCACTTCCCCACGCAGTTGGGCCGAAACGGAACTCGACGGCAAGGTAATCAGCTTCAATACCGGCAAAGACGTGCAGGGTCCCCTGCCGCTGGCCGGCGCCCTCACGCCCAAGAAGCCCCCGGCCGAAGGCCAGCCGCGGCCCGCGGTCGTCGTCGTCGGCAACTCCACCTTTGCCAGCAACGCCTACGTCAATTTTCCCGGCAACACGGATTTCTTCCTGCACGTCGTCGGCTGGCTGGCCCAGGAGCGCGACCTGGTCTCGATCACCCCGAAGGAACCGGCCTTCCGTCCGTTCGTCCCCAATCCCAACCAGGAGCGGATTCTGCTCTACGTACAGGTGTTGCTGCTCCCCGCCGCCACGTTTTTCTACGGGCTGTCCGTCTGGCGCCGCCGCCGTCGTTTGTAA
- a CDS encoding DUF4340 domain-containing protein yields the protein MSRYRATIGLALLLAGLGAYLYLVELPSQQREEETEAQKSKLLSFDEKAITGLTVTSDHGVIELKAGEARNWQMTAPVQAEADTREVQSMIRALVLGKVSRIIETSEDSLRPFGLENPPVTVTVSTPDQQETFAIGDVGPLSSTLYVLRGSDKQVLLTDLAVKDFLNKTVMTFRRKEILPFEHAQADRLRLTYPPTEIVLYLMDAKPAKKWKIRAPIEANADQSEVRSFLFRLEDLKAVGIIDPGPEREAIAKTLKKPQAQITVHAAGADHTVKLYQSEANSGEAFAETSAAGPLYRISPAAIKDLTKDLFTLQDKRLLGLDFEEIAMLAVKTRTEQYTLINQSGQWVLEDRPEEKLSQETVDLFVSRVVNLPAESRVVKQTGSLAPYGLVSPTAEFTATGRDGKQSGRLVLGNQSSGLVYAIGQAMPGVFQARADILAQIPEKSSLIKPAEPEGKKS from the coding sequence ATGTCCCGCTATCGTGCCACCATCGGACTGGCGTTACTCTTGGCTGGCCTGGGCGCCTACCTCTATCTGGTCGAATTGCCGAGCCAACAACGAGAGGAAGAGACCGAAGCGCAGAAATCCAAACTGCTCTCGTTCGACGAAAAGGCGATCACCGGCCTGACAGTCACATCCGATCACGGTGTCATCGAGCTGAAGGCGGGCGAGGCCCGCAACTGGCAGATGACCGCGCCGGTGCAGGCCGAGGCGGACACCCGCGAGGTGCAATCGATGATTCGCGCCTTGGTCCTCGGGAAGGTCTCGCGCATCATCGAGACCTCAGAAGACTCCCTGCGCCCTTTCGGATTGGAGAACCCTCCGGTCACGGTGACGGTCAGCACGCCGGATCAGCAGGAGACCTTTGCGATCGGAGACGTCGGCCCCCTCTCCTCCACGCTCTATGTCCTGCGCGGATCCGACAAACAGGTGCTCCTCACCGACTTGGCCGTGAAAGATTTTCTGAACAAGACGGTGATGACGTTCCGCCGCAAGGAGATTCTCCCGTTTGAACACGCCCAGGCCGATCGCCTCCGCTTGACCTATCCGCCGACGGAAATCGTCCTGTACCTGATGGATGCGAAGCCAGCCAAGAAATGGAAGATCCGCGCCCCCATCGAAGCCAATGCCGACCAGAGCGAGGTCCGCTCCTTCCTGTTTCGGCTGGAAGATCTGAAGGCGGTGGGCATTATCGACCCGGGCCCGGAACGGGAGGCGATCGCCAAGACCCTGAAAAAGCCGCAGGCCCAGATCACCGTCCATGCGGCCGGCGCGGACCACACGGTCAAGCTGTATCAAAGCGAGGCCAACAGCGGCGAGGCCTTCGCCGAAACCTCCGCGGCCGGACCGCTCTACCGCATCAGTCCGGCCGCGATCAAAGACCTGACCAAGGATCTCTTTACCCTCCAGGACAAGCGATTGCTGGGGCTCGACTTTGAAGAAATCGCCATGCTGGCCGTCAAGACCCGCACCGAGCAGTACACCCTTATCAATCAAAGCGGCCAGTGGGTATTGGAGGATCGGCCGGAAGAGAAACTAAGCCAAGAAACGGTGGATCTTTTCGTAAGTCGCGTGGTGAACCTGCCGGCCGAGAGCCGTGTGGTCAAACAGACCGGGTCCCTCGCGCCCTACGGGCTGGTCTCTCCGACCGCCGAGTTCACGGCCACCGGAAGAGACGGCAAGCAGAGCGGCCGCTTGGTGCTCGGCAACCAGTCGAGCGGCCTGGTCTATGCCATCGGCCAAGCCATGCCGGGCGTCTTCCAGGCTCGGGCCGATATCCTGGCTCAAATTCCTGAGAAATCGTCACTGATCAAGCCGGCGGAGCCGGAGGGAAAGAAGTCCTAG
- a CDS encoding PilZ domain-containing protein produces the protein MNLRSSPRTVLRLPIHFLGDWGAGLGQLINLSTPGCAIESHTSLQQGAYVALEILQEASAPVSIPLAKVRWVRHGRLGLEFLRYDSGAREQLDRLQNM, from the coding sequence ATGAATCTCCGCTCCAGCCCACGAACGGTGCTTCGACTTCCGATCCACTTCCTGGGTGATTGGGGGGCCGGCCTGGGTCAGCTCATCAACCTGTCCACTCCAGGGTGCGCCATCGAAAGCCACACCTCGTTACAACAGGGAGCCTATGTAGCCCTCGAAATCCTTCAGGAAGCCTCCGCTCCGGTTTCCATCCCCCTGGCCAAGGTCCGTTGGGTCCGTCATGGCCGGCTCGGCCTTGAGTTTCTCCGTTACGACAGCGGCGCGAGAGAGCAATTGGATCGCCTCCAGAACATGTAA
- a CDS encoding Lrp/AsnC ligand binding domain-containing protein — translation MADRAYILINVAPGQTRDVVKFLSQIKEMKTIDTCWGKPDIIALVEVPDQDALTSLVLQKIHAIEGVTQTQTHLVHRLAS, via the coding sequence ATGGCAGACCGCGCCTACATTCTGATCAACGTGGCTCCAGGACAGACCCGGGATGTGGTGAAATTCCTCTCCCAGATCAAGGAGATGAAGACCATCGACACCTGTTGGGGCAAACCCGACATCATCGCGCTGGTGGAGGTGCCCGATCAGGACGCGCTGACCTCGCTGGTATTGCAGAAAATTCACGCGATCGAAGGCGTGACCCAGACCCAAACGCATCTGGTCCACCGTTTGGCAAGCTAG